A window of Candidatus Polarisedimenticolia bacterium genomic DNA:
TCGAAGACTCGATCCGCCTGCGGCTGCGCAGCGACGTGCCGGTCGGGACCTGTCTTTCCGGCGGATTGGATTCCAGCTCCCTGGTGGCGCTGGAAACGAAGCTGCTGCGCCCCGCTCCCGTGCATACCTTCTCGTCGGTCTTCATGGTGGAGGGGTTCCGGGAAGATCAGTTCATCGATCAGGTCAATCAGCAGTTTGCCACGGTCCCGCACCGGGTGAACCCGGACTCCGACTTCCTGTCGCTGCTGCCGCGCATGGTGTGGCATCAGGAAGTCCCCATCCCTGACCCCGGCGTCTACCCGCAGTGGTCAGTCATGGCCCTCGCGGCCCGTGACGTGAAGGTGCTCCTGGACGGGCAGGGGGCCGACGAGATGCTGGGGGGATACTTCTACTTCTATCCTTACTACATTGCCGATCTCATGAGGGAAGCCTGGAAACCGGCGTCCTGGATCGAGGGATTGGGCGCGCTGCTGCGAATCTCCGACCGGGTGGGCTGGCGCCGAACCGTGGGGGTGGGACGCGAAGCGCTCGTCAGGGCGTCGGAAACCTGGTCGGAAGCGGGGTATCAGGGATCCCGGGCGGCCGTACTCGTTTCGCCCGATCTCGCCTCCCGGGCGACCTTGTCGCTCCCGCACGAGCCTGCGAGACAGGCGAGCCGGCTGAACGCCATCCTCTTCGAGGAGGTCACGCGCACCAGCCTGCCGAAGCTGCTCCACTTCGAGGACCGCAACAGCATGGCGCACAGCGTCGAGTCGCGCACGCCGTTTCTGGACCACCGCCTCGTGGAGTTTTGCCTGCAGCTGCCGCCGCGCATGCGCATCCGCGGC
This region includes:
- the asnB gene encoding asparagine synthase (glutamine-hydrolyzing); the protein is MCGIAGILRFDGEPARADQAATMARWMAHRGPDGEQVHASGCVALSHRRLAIVDLSDAASQPLPNEDEALWLVHNGEIYNYRELRPELLANGHRFRSEGDSEVILHAYEDEGVRCVERFNGMWAFALWDGRTRRLLLSRDRLGEKPLYYHLDSRGLIFASEIKAILAIRPDLAEISERGLADLLCIGALETFGETLFRTIQQVPPAHNLVITAGGDHRLERYWTPPPPESAREIAWPRAVCQFRELLEDSIRLRLRSDVPVGTCLSGGLDSSSLVALETKLLRPAPVHTFSSVFMVEGFREDQFIDQVNQQFATVPHRVNPDSDFLSLLPRMVWHQEVPIPDPGVYPQWSVMALAARDVKVLLDGQGADEMLGGYFYFYPYYIADLMREAWKPASWIEGLGALLRISDRVGWRRTVGVGREALVRASETWSEAGYQGSRAAVLVSPDLASRATLSLPHEPARQASRLNAILFEEVTRTSLPKLLHFEDRNSMAHSVESRTPFLDHRLVEFCLQLPPRMRIRG